A genome region from Mycolicibacterium litorale includes the following:
- a CDS encoding flavin-containing monooxygenase, with product MSSVDADQTDVLIIGAGISGIGAAYRLQERNPRLTYTILERRSRIGGTWDLFRYPGIRSDSDIFTLSFPFEQWTRPENVADGDHIREYLTQTARKHGIDSHIRFDTHVLSADWDSATDTWTVHVEQDGGPRTYRSRFLFFGTGYYNYDEPYSPEFPGIDRFAGEVVHPQHWPESLDVTGKKVVVIGSGATAISMVPALARQAGHVTMLQRSPTYVLSSPRINPVVQAIRKVFPARIAFHLVRFYNLAFIVSTYALSRKAPGLVRRFIRRQAAKTLPEGYPVDVHFNPRYNPWDQRMCLSLDDDLYSAIAEGRADVATDHIDTFDEHGVVLRSGERIDADVIVTATGLQLQALGGIALSIDGAEIKPQDRFVFKEHMLEDVPNLAWCVGYINASWTLRADLTARAFARLVAFMDEHGYTHAYPHLGDKPMAEKPAWNINAGYVQRAPHALPKSGTQRPWNVRHNYVLDAIDHRFDRIEESMVFGRVPAPDRVISA from the coding sequence ATGAGCAGCGTCGATGCTGATCAGACCGATGTCCTGATCATCGGGGCAGGCATTTCGGGCATAGGCGCGGCCTACCGACTGCAGGAGCGGAACCCGCGGCTGACGTACACGATCCTGGAGCGCCGGTCACGCATCGGCGGGACCTGGGACCTGTTCCGCTACCCGGGCATCCGCTCGGACAGCGACATCTTCACGCTGAGCTTCCCGTTCGAACAGTGGACCCGGCCGGAGAACGTCGCCGACGGCGACCACATCCGCGAGTACCTGACCCAGACCGCCCGCAAGCACGGCATCGACTCCCACATCCGGTTCGACACCCACGTGCTGTCCGCCGACTGGGATTCGGCGACCGACACGTGGACCGTGCACGTCGAGCAGGACGGCGGGCCGCGGACCTACCGCAGCCGGTTCCTGTTCTTCGGCACCGGTTACTACAACTACGACGAGCCCTACAGCCCCGAGTTCCCCGGCATCGACAGGTTCGCCGGCGAGGTGGTGCATCCGCAGCACTGGCCGGAATCCCTCGACGTGACGGGCAAGAAAGTCGTGGTGATCGGCAGTGGCGCGACCGCGATCAGCATGGTGCCGGCGCTGGCCCGGCAGGCCGGCCACGTCACGATGCTGCAGCGTTCGCCCACCTACGTGCTGTCCTCGCCGCGGATCAACCCGGTGGTCCAGGCCATCCGCAAGGTGTTCCCGGCGCGGATCGCCTTCCACCTCGTGCGGTTCTACAACCTCGCGTTCATCGTCTCCACCTACGCGCTGTCGCGTAAGGCGCCCGGCCTGGTGCGGCGGTTCATCCGCCGCCAGGCGGCCAAGACGCTGCCCGAGGGCTATCCGGTGGACGTGCACTTCAACCCGCGCTACAACCCGTGGGACCAGCGGATGTGCCTGAGCCTCGACGACGACCTGTACTCGGCGATCGCCGAAGGCAGGGCGGACGTGGCGACCGACCACATCGACACGTTCGACGAGCACGGCGTCGTGCTGCGTTCGGGTGAGCGCATCGACGCCGACGTGATCGTCACCGCCACCGGGCTGCAGCTGCAGGCGCTCGGCGGGATCGCGCTGAGCATCGACGGCGCGGAGATCAAACCGCAGGACCGGTTCGTCTTCAAGGAGCACATGCTCGAAGACGTGCCGAACCTGGCGTGGTGCGTGGGCTACATCAACGCGTCGTGGACCCTGCGCGCCGACCTGACCGCGCGCGCCTTCGCCAGGCTGGTCGCGTTCATGGACGAACACGGCTACACCCACGCCTATCCGCACCTCGGCGACAAGCCGATGGCCGAGAAGCCGGCGTGGAACATCAACGCCGGCTACGTCCAGCGCGCGCCGCATGCGCTGCCCAAGTCCGGCACCCAGCGGCCGTGGAACGTACGCCACAACTACGTCCTCGACGCGATCGACCACCGCTTCGACCGGATCGAGGAGTCGATGGTGTTCGGCCGCGTACCGGCC
- a CDS encoding TIGR03617 family F420-dependent LLM class oxidoreductase, producing MTALFGPTDAIKRVHALREAGADGVFTFEGPHDVFTPLTLAATVGGLDLMTNVAIAFPRNPIHLAHQAIDHQILSEGRFVLGLGTQIRTQIEKRFGADFDRPVARMTELIGALRAIFATWSTGERLDFRGEFYRHTLMTPNFTPRGNTYGPPPIYVGALGPRLTRATAEHADGLLVMPFGTKRFLHESTMSAVADGLAAAGRNAADFTVVPEIIVSVTSEENPDHSSTRQLLAFYGSTPAYRPVLDLHGWGDLQPELHAMSKHGRWQEMAKLIPDEVLHTIAACGTPAEIAAHIRDRVDGVADRICLYQPQPIDVDSLAQIVDALHG from the coding sequence ATGACAGCGCTGTTCGGCCCGACGGACGCGATCAAGAGGGTGCACGCGCTGCGCGAGGCGGGCGCCGACGGCGTGTTCACCTTCGAGGGGCCGCACGACGTGTTCACCCCCTTGACGCTGGCTGCCACGGTCGGCGGGCTGGATCTGATGACCAACGTCGCGATCGCGTTCCCGCGCAACCCGATTCACCTCGCCCATCAGGCGATAGACCACCAGATCCTGTCCGAGGGGCGGTTCGTCCTCGGCCTCGGCACCCAGATCCGCACGCAGATCGAGAAGCGGTTCGGCGCGGACTTCGACCGTCCGGTGGCGCGGATGACGGAGCTGATCGGTGCCCTGCGGGCGATCTTCGCGACCTGGTCGACCGGGGAGCGGCTGGACTTCCGCGGCGAGTTCTACCGGCACACGTTGATGACCCCGAACTTCACCCCGCGCGGCAACACCTACGGACCGCCACCGATCTACGTCGGTGCCCTCGGGCCACGATTGACCCGGGCGACCGCCGAACACGCCGACGGGCTGCTGGTGATGCCGTTCGGTACCAAGCGGTTCCTGCACGAGTCGACGATGTCCGCGGTCGCCGACGGGCTCGCCGCCGCGGGCCGCAACGCCGCCGACTTCACCGTCGTCCCGGAGATCATCGTGTCCGTCACCTCCGAGGAGAACCCCGACCACAGCTCCACCCGCCAGCTGCTCGCGTTCTACGGTTCCACCCCGGCCTATCGTCCGGTGCTCGATCTGCACGGGTGGGGAGACCTGCAGCCCGAGCTGCACGCGATGTCGAAACATGGCCGCTGGCAGGAGATGGCCAAACTCATCCCCGACGAGGTGCTGCACACGATCGCCGCCTGTGGCACTCCGGCGGAGATCGCCGCCCACATCCGTGACCGGGTCGACGGGGTCGCCGACCGGATCTGCCTGTACCAGCCCCAGCCGATCGACGTGGACTCGTTGGCCCAGATCGTCGACGCGCTGCATGGGTGA
- a CDS encoding alpha/beta fold hydrolase produces MSRARTSRFAAAKAMPQGRVTPVRSIDGVRLHTEVFGPEDAPPVVLAHGITCAIRVWAYQIADLARDHRVIAYDHRGHGRSGVPPRRGNYSLDYLAADLDAVLAATVAPHERAVIAGHSMGGIAITSWAERFPERVSQRAAGVALINTTTGDLLRDIQFLPVPHRLSATRVRAASTVIKTFGAAPLIAAAHRPSRRFVSQLAVGRAADPAVAAFVFELFTGTPAAGRGGWARVLVESMGPRHIGLENLTVPTLVIGSDKDRLLPITSARRIAETVPNLAAFLELSGGHCAILERPEEVNGALRNLVDSVAVTRRATS; encoded by the coding sequence GTGAGCAGGGCGAGGACCAGCCGATTCGCGGCGGCGAAGGCGATGCCGCAGGGCCGCGTGACACCTGTGCGCTCGATCGACGGCGTGCGCCTGCACACCGAGGTCTTCGGGCCTGAGGACGCCCCGCCCGTCGTGCTCGCCCACGGCATCACCTGCGCAATCCGGGTTTGGGCCTATCAGATCGCCGATCTCGCCCGCGACCACCGCGTCATCGCCTACGACCACCGGGGCCACGGCCGCAGCGGCGTACCGCCGCGGCGCGGCAACTACAGCCTCGACTACCTCGCGGCGGATCTCGATGCCGTACTCGCCGCGACCGTCGCCCCGCACGAGCGCGCGGTGATCGCCGGCCACTCGATGGGCGGCATCGCGATCACCTCCTGGGCCGAGCGCTTCCCCGAGCGGGTGTCACAGCGGGCTGCCGGCGTGGCACTGATCAACACCACCACCGGGGATCTGCTGCGCGACATCCAGTTCCTGCCCGTGCCGCACCGGCTGTCGGCGACGCGGGTGCGCGCGGCGAGCACCGTCATCAAGACGTTCGGCGCGGCGCCCCTGATCGCCGCGGCGCACCGGCCCAGCCGCCGGTTCGTCTCCCAGTTGGCCGTCGGCCGCGCCGCCGATCCCGCGGTTGCCGCGTTCGTCTTCGAACTGTTCACCGGCACTCCGGCCGCGGGCCGCGGCGGGTGGGCCAGGGTGCTGGTCGAGTCGATGGGACCGCGCCACATCGGTCTGGAGAACCTCACCGTGCCGACGCTGGTCATCGGCAGCGACAAGGACCGACTACTGCCGATCACCTCGGCGCGGCGCATCGCCGAGACGGTGCCCAACCTCGCGGCGTTCCTCGAACTGTCCGGCGGGCACTGCGCCATCCTGGAGCGGCCCGAGGAGGTCAACGGCGCGCTGCGCAATCTCGTGGATTCGGTGGCCGTGACGCGCCGGGCCACGTCGTAG
- a CDS encoding NAD(P)-dependent alcohol dehydrogenase, which produces MIDARAAVLLEAGADPSLTDIAVRPPIGDEVLVRIDAVGICHTDISIAARWPAKRLPMVFGHEGAGTVVATGPQADLRTGQPVVLTFASCGRCEYCAAHRPAYCAHSTDRNMRGDGAGESSALRLAGTPIGGGFFGQSSLATYAVARQRNTVAIDDLDPVLAAPLGCSVQTGVGTVLNALAARPEHAVVVFGAGAVGLSAVMGARIAGCRAIVAVDPVAQRRELAAELGATATVDAAAGAVAAEVLDATGGGAHAAVDTTAIPEVLTTALSVLRARGTLAIVGLGAPVAPLPVGLIMGRGLTVRGVVEGDSEPHAFIPRLVALAGAGELPLDRLVTTYAFEDFDVAWSAAKTGRVIKPVLVTGS; this is translated from the coding sequence GTGATCGACGCCCGTGCCGCGGTGCTGTTGGAAGCCGGCGCAGACCCCAGCCTGACCGACATCGCCGTCCGGCCGCCCATCGGCGACGAGGTGCTGGTGCGCATCGACGCGGTGGGGATCTGCCACACCGACATCAGCATCGCCGCCCGCTGGCCGGCCAAACGCCTGCCCATGGTGTTCGGTCACGAAGGGGCCGGCACCGTCGTGGCGACCGGACCGCAGGCCGATCTGCGCACCGGCCAACCGGTGGTGCTCACCTTCGCCAGCTGTGGCCGGTGCGAGTACTGCGCCGCCCACCGACCCGCCTACTGCGCGCACTCCACCGATCGCAACATGCGTGGCGACGGGGCGGGGGAGTCGAGCGCCCTGCGTCTCGCCGGCACCCCGATCGGCGGCGGCTTCTTCGGGCAGTCCAGTCTCGCCACCTACGCCGTTGCGCGACAGCGCAACACCGTCGCCATCGACGACCTCGACCCGGTACTGGCCGCACCGCTCGGATGCAGCGTGCAGACCGGGGTCGGAACGGTGCTCAACGCACTGGCCGCGCGCCCCGAGCACGCCGTGGTGGTGTTCGGAGCCGGGGCGGTCGGGCTGTCGGCGGTCATGGGTGCGCGCATCGCGGGGTGTCGCGCCATCGTGGCCGTCGACCCGGTGGCGCAGCGCCGCGAACTCGCCGCCGAGCTGGGGGCGACCGCCACCGTTGATGCCGCCGCCGGCGCCGTCGCCGCGGAGGTGCTGGACGCGACCGGCGGTGGGGCGCACGCCGCCGTCGACACCACGGCGATACCCGAGGTGTTGACGACGGCGCTGAGTGTCCTGCGCGCCCGCGGCACCCTGGCCATCGTGGGACTCGGTGCGCCCGTCGCGCCGCTGCCGGTGGGACTGATCATGGGCAGAGGGCTCACCGTGCGGGGTGTCGTCGAAGGCGACAGTGAACCCCACGCCTTCATCCCACGACTGGTCGCCCTCGCCGGTGCCGGCGAACTCCCACTCGACCGGCTCGTCACGACGTATGCGTTCGAAGACTTCGACGTCGCCTGGTCAGCCGCCAAGACCGGTCGTGTTATCAAGCCGGTGCTGGTCACCGGCAGCTAA
- a CDS encoding NADPH:quinone oxidoreductase family protein yields MRAVQIARLDGPDSVQVVEVPEPRGDEPDAADQVLIEVHAAGVAFPDALLTRGLYQYKPELPFTPGAEIAGVVRSAPTGSGISTGDRVAGLTMLSGGMAEVVALPPDRVFPLPDAVSFEAGAGLLFNDLTVHCALRTRGHLAPGQTVLVHGAAGGIGTSTLRLAPAFGAGRTIAVVSTEEKIAVARAAGADEVVLADGFKDAVKELTGGRGVDIVVDPVGGDRFTDSLRSLAPGGRLLVIGFTGGDIPTVKVNRLLLNNVDVVGVGWGAWTFAHPGYVREQWAELEPLLASGAVSAPQPDIYPLERAAEAIAALENRTAKGKVVIAMR; encoded by the coding sequence ATGCGCGCGGTTCAGATTGCCCGGCTGGACGGTCCCGACTCGGTGCAGGTCGTCGAAGTCCCAGAACCACGCGGCGACGAACCCGACGCCGCCGACCAGGTGCTGATCGAGGTGCACGCGGCGGGTGTGGCGTTCCCCGACGCGTTGCTCACCCGCGGGCTCTACCAGTACAAGCCGGAGCTTCCGTTCACGCCGGGCGCCGAGATCGCCGGCGTGGTGCGCAGCGCCCCCACCGGTTCGGGCATCTCGACCGGCGACCGGGTCGCCGGATTGACGATGCTGTCCGGCGGGATGGCCGAAGTCGTTGCGCTGCCGCCCGATCGGGTGTTCCCCCTGCCCGATGCGGTGTCGTTCGAGGCCGGTGCGGGTCTGCTGTTCAACGATCTGACCGTGCACTGCGCACTGCGCACCCGCGGGCACCTGGCGCCGGGTCAGACCGTGTTGGTGCACGGCGCGGCGGGGGGCATCGGCACCTCGACGCTGCGGTTGGCTCCGGCGTTCGGAGCCGGGCGCACGATCGCGGTGGTCAGCACCGAGGAGAAGATCGCGGTGGCCCGGGCGGCCGGAGCCGACGAGGTGGTGCTGGCGGACGGATTCAAGGACGCGGTCAAGGAGTTGACGGGTGGCCGCGGTGTCGACATCGTCGTCGACCCCGTCGGCGGCGACCGGTTCACCGACTCACTGCGCTCTTTGGCACCGGGCGGACGGCTGCTGGTGATCGGCTTCACCGGTGGCGACATCCCCACGGTGAAGGTGAACCGGCTGCTGCTCAACAACGTCGACGTCGTCGGAGTGGGCTGGGGCGCTTGGACATTCGCCCATCCCGGCTACGTGCGCGAACAGTGGGCCGAACTCGAACCGCTACTGGCCTCCGGTGCGGTGTCGGCGCCGCAACCCGACATCTATCCGCTGGAGCGGGCGGCCGAAGCCATCGCGGCCCTCGAGAACCGCACGGCGAAAGGCAAAGTCGTCATCGCGATGCGGTGA